From Pseudomonas vanderleydeniana, the proteins below share one genomic window:
- a CDS encoding alpha-ketoacid dehydrogenase subunit beta codes for MNDHSKLQTENAVATSTMTMIQALRSAMDVMLERDSNVVVFGQDVGYFGGVFRCTEGLQAKYGTSRVFDAPISESGIVGVAVGMGAYGLRPVAEIQFADYFYPASDQIVSEAARLRYRSAGEFVAPMTLRMPCGGGIYGGQTHSQSPEAMFTQVCGLRTVMPSNPYDAKGLLIAAIENDDPVIFLEPKRLYNGPFDGHHEKPVTPWSKHPASAVPDGYYTVPLDSAAITRPGSEVTILTYGTTVYVAQAAAEETGVDAEVIDLRSLWPLDLDTIVNSVKKTRRCVVVHEATRTCGFGAELIALVQEHCFHYLEAPIERVTGWDTPYPHAQEWAYFPGPVRVGAALKRVMEV; via the coding sequence ATGAACGATCACAGCAAACTGCAAACGGAGAACGCCGTGGCCACCAGCACCATGACCATGATCCAGGCCCTGCGCTCGGCCATGGATGTGATGCTCGAGCGCGACAGCAACGTGGTGGTGTTCGGCCAGGACGTCGGTTACTTCGGCGGCGTGTTCCGCTGCACCGAGGGCCTGCAGGCCAAGTACGGCACCTCGCGGGTGTTCGACGCACCGATCTCGGAAAGCGGCATCGTCGGCGTGGCGGTGGGCATGGGCGCCTACGGCCTGCGCCCGGTGGCGGAAATCCAGTTCGCCGACTACTTCTACCCGGCCTCCGACCAGATCGTCTCGGAAGCGGCGCGCCTGCGCTATCGCTCGGCCGGTGAATTCGTCGCGCCGATGACCCTGCGCATGCCTTGCGGCGGCGGCATCTACGGCGGCCAGACCCACAGCCAGAGCCCGGAAGCGATGTTCACCCAGGTCTGCGGCCTGCGCACCGTGATGCCATCGAACCCCTACGACGCCAAGGGCCTGCTGATCGCCGCCATCGAGAACGATGACCCGGTGATCTTCCTCGAGCCCAAGCGCCTGTACAACGGCCCGTTCGACGGCCACCACGAAAAGCCTGTCACCCCCTGGTCGAAACACCCGGCCAGCGCCGTACCGGATGGCTACTACACCGTGCCGCTGGACAGCGCGGCAATCACCCGCCCCGGTAGCGAAGTGACCATTCTCACCTACGGCACCACCGTCTACGTGGCCCAGGCCGCCGCCGAGGAAACCGGCGTCGACGCCGAAGTCATCGACCTGCGCAGCCTGTGGCCGCTGGACCTGGACACCATCGTCAACTCCGTGAAGAAAACCCGTCGCTGCGTGGTCGTGCACGAAGCCACCCGCACCTGCGGTTTCGGCGCCGAGCTGATCGCGCTGGTGCAGGAGCACTGCTTCCACTACCTGGAGGCGCCCATCGAGCGCGTCACCGGGTGGGACACGCCCTACCCGCATGCGCAGGAGTGGGCGTACTTCCCGGGCCCGGTTCGGGTCGGGGCGGCATTGAAACGGGTCATGGAGGTCTGA